A single genomic interval of Peromyscus leucopus breed LL Stock chromosome 7, UCI_PerLeu_2.1, whole genome shotgun sequence harbors:
- the LOC114699775 gene encoding toll/interleukin-1 receptor domain-containing adapter protein isoform X2 — protein MASSSSVPASPAQSKKPRDKIADWLRQTLLKKPKKMPVSQESHPSDGSQTATQDGPPPPSRSSPPSHSSPQSRSSGLAPTLQPTHMDPSSSSGRWSKDYDVCVCHSEEDLEAAQALVSYLESSSKASLRCFLQLRDATPGGAIVSELCQALSSSHCRVLLITPGFLRDPWCKYQMLQALTEAPGAEGCTIPLLSGLTRAAYPPELRFMYYVDGRGQDGGFYQVKEAVIRYLETLS, from the exons ATGGCTTCATCATCCTCTGTCCCAGCCTCTCCCGCTCAGTCCAAGAAGCCTCGGGACAAGATAGCTG ACTGGCTCAGGCAGACTCTGTTGAAGAAGCCCAAGAAGATGCCGGTCTCCCAGGAAAGCCACCCCAGTGATGGCTCACAGACAGCCACACAGGAcggtcccccacccccaagcc GCAGCTCACCTCCTAGCCACAGCTCACCCCAGAGCCGCAGCTCAGGATTGGCTCCTACCCTGCAACCAACACACATGGaccccagcagcagcagtggccgcTGGAGCAAAGACTATGATGTCTGCGTATGCCACAGTGAGGAGGACCTGGAGGCCGCCCAGGCGCTGGTCTCCTACTTGGAGAGTAGTAGCAAGGCCAGCCTGCGCTGCTTTCTGCAGCTTCGGGATGCAACTCCAGGGGGCGCCATTGTTTCTGAGCTATGCCAGGCACTGAGTAGTAGTCACTGCCGCGTGCTACTCATCACCCCAGGCTTCCTTCGGGACCCCTGGTGCAAGTACCAGATGCTGCAGGCCCTGACGGAGGCCCCGGGGGCGGAGGGCTGCACCATCCCCCTGCTATCCGGCCTGACCAGAGCCGCCTACCCTCCGGAACTTCGATTCATGTACTATGTGGACGGCAGAGGCCAGGATGGTGGCTTTTACCAAGTCAAGGAGGCTGTCATACGCT ATCTAGAAACCCTAAGTTGA
- the LOC114699775 gene encoding toll/interleukin-1 receptor domain-containing adapter protein isoform X3: MPVSQESHPSDGSQTATQDGPPPPSRSSHPSRSSPASCSSPPSHSSPQSRSSGLAPTLQPTHMDPSSSSGRWSKDYDVCVCHSEEDLEAAQALVSYLESSSKASLRCFLQLRDATPGGAIVSELCQALSSSHCRVLLITPGFLRDPWCKYQMLQALTEAPGAEGCTIPLLSGLTRAAYPPELRFMYYVDGRGQDGGFYQVKEAVIRYLETLS, translated from the exons ATGCCGGTCTCCCAGGAAAGCCACCCCAGTGATGGCTCACAGACAGCCACACAGGAcggtcccccacccccaagccgcAGCTCACACCCGAGCCGCAGTTCACCCGCTAGCTGCAGCTCACCTCCTAGCCACAGCTCACCCCAGAGCCGCAGCTCAGGATTGGCTCCTACCCTGCAACCAACACACATGGaccccagcagcagcagtggccgcTGGAGCAAAGACTATGATGTCTGCGTATGCCACAGTGAGGAGGACCTGGAGGCCGCCCAGGCGCTGGTCTCCTACTTGGAGAGTAGTAGCAAGGCCAGCCTGCGCTGCTTTCTGCAGCTTCGGGATGCAACTCCAGGGGGCGCCATTGTTTCTGAGCTATGCCAGGCACTGAGTAGTAGTCACTGCCGCGTGCTACTCATCACCCCAGGCTTCCTTCGGGACCCCTGGTGCAAGTACCAGATGCTGCAGGCCCTGACGGAGGCCCCGGGGGCGGAGGGCTGCACCATCCCCCTGCTATCCGGCCTGACCAGAGCCGCCTACCCTCCGGAACTTCGATTCATGTACTATGTGGACGGCAGAGGCCAGGATGGTGGCTTTTACCAAGTCAAGGAGGCTGTCATACGCT ATCTAGAAACCCTAAGTTGA
- the LOC114699775 gene encoding toll/interleukin-1 receptor domain-containing adapter protein isoform X1 — MASSSSVPASPAQSKKPRDKIADWLRQTLLKKPKKMPVSQESHPSDGSQTATQDGPPPPSRSSHPSRSSPASCSSPPSHSSPQSRSSGLAPTLQPTHMDPSSSSGRWSKDYDVCVCHSEEDLEAAQALVSYLESSSKASLRCFLQLRDATPGGAIVSELCQALSSSHCRVLLITPGFLRDPWCKYQMLQALTEAPGAEGCTIPLLSGLTRAAYPPELRFMYYVDGRGQDGGFYQVKEAVIRYLETLS; from the exons ATGGCTTCATCATCCTCTGTCCCAGCCTCTCCCGCTCAGTCCAAGAAGCCTCGGGACAAGATAGCTG ACTGGCTCAGGCAGACTCTGTTGAAGAAGCCCAAGAAGATGCCGGTCTCCCAGGAAAGCCACCCCAGTGATGGCTCACAGACAGCCACACAGGAcggtcccccacccccaagccgcAGCTCACACCCGAGCCGCAGTTCACCCGCTAGCTGCAGCTCACCTCCTAGCCACAGCTCACCCCAGAGCCGCAGCTCAGGATTGGCTCCTACCCTGCAACCAACACACATGGaccccagcagcagcagtggccgcTGGAGCAAAGACTATGATGTCTGCGTATGCCACAGTGAGGAGGACCTGGAGGCCGCCCAGGCGCTGGTCTCCTACTTGGAGAGTAGTAGCAAGGCCAGCCTGCGCTGCTTTCTGCAGCTTCGGGATGCAACTCCAGGGGGCGCCATTGTTTCTGAGCTATGCCAGGCACTGAGTAGTAGTCACTGCCGCGTGCTACTCATCACCCCAGGCTTCCTTCGGGACCCCTGGTGCAAGTACCAGATGCTGCAGGCCCTGACGGAGGCCCCGGGGGCGGAGGGCTGCACCATCCCCCTGCTATCCGGCCTGACCAGAGCCGCCTACCCTCCGGAACTTCGATTCATGTACTATGTGGACGGCAGAGGCCAGGATGGTGGCTTTTACCAAGTCAAGGAGGCTGTCATACGCT ATCTAGAAACCCTAAGTTGA